The Plasmodium brasilianum strain Bolivian I chromosome 6, whole genome shotgun sequence genomic interval ATGGATtcattatttacttttttttccttaaaacATGAATATAAGGAAAAGGTATAAATTGAGAGAGTGGAACTTGAAAAAGCCGAAATTGATAAGGTAGAAATTGATAAAGTGGAACTTGATAAGGTCGAAATTAACGGCGTCCAAATTAATAGTGTccaaattaaatataatattgctcttattatcatttatgtaataaaattatgagaagttttttctttttttttgccttccTCCACCATATAAGTTATTGTCTTATTTCCAGTTtcgaaattttttaaacaatttttatacaaTTGTTGATAAGAACCCACGGAGATGCGATGATGTGCATACGGTACAcgtataaacaaatatatacatacgtacatgcatacatacgtacatgcatacatacgtacatgctacatacatacatacatacgtacatgcatacatacatacatacatacatacatacatacatacatacatacgtacatacatacatacatacgtacatcgatacatacgtacatcgatacatacgtacatacatacatacgtacatatatgaatattatttatgacCATTTTACagttgaaatttttttttttcctcatctAAATAGTTTTAactttatttcctttttagcataaagaaaatgaaaaattatttttttttttttttgttcatatgttGTACAATTACTACACTAGTTagcttttttaaatatgaataaactGTGAAtgattcattaaaaaaaaaaaaaaaaagaaagaaaaaaagaaaaaaagaaataaaatgagttaaaataaaatgagttgaaataaaatgagttgaaataaaatgaattaaaataaaataaattaaaataaaatgaattaaaataaaatgaaataaaataaaatgaaataaaataaaacgaaataaaataaaaatcaagTGTTgcataatacaaataatgtTTGAAAAGATTATAAATAGGAAGAGCGCTATGActtgcatatgtatattagcAGTATAGAAGTAGAGCTGTTAATTATTGGGGAGTActtgttttattaattttgttgaACATAGTTAACATTACAGTTTtgtttatcatattttttgctGGCTGTCAGGGTAACTCTTCCCCCTTTAGCAGAAGGGGAAATATTACACACTTAGAAAGCATCGCGTACATGTATTAGTAGTACGTGAGCGCATTGGTATAACGCATACGTACGCAGGCATAACACGCACGTACGCAGGCATAACACGCACGTACATAGGCATAACACGCACGTACATAGGCATAACACACGCGTACATAGGTATAACATATACGCACATTACTAATACAAGCGTGAACTTCCAACATTTTGAggaaaaatagaagaaaagaGTCTTCTAAAACGAAACTTTGCTTCTTCAAAATTGTGACAAGAGtagtacaaaaaattaagtgcTTTAAGTAATGTTAATTAGTTTTATGAGtaagttttttctttttctttttttttttttttaaatgcatATGGATATGATACAAATGTTAAGAATGTGTCAAGTTATTGAAATGATGAAATGTTTGAGAAGTTGAAAAGTTTGAAACATAGTGAGTACGCCAAACGTGTCGAGAACTTCAAACGTGTTGAGAACTTCAAACGTGTAGAGAACTTCAAACGTGTAGAGAACTTCAAACGTGTAGAGAACTTTAAACTTGTTGAGAGCTGCAAACGTGCCAAAGGACGAAGCACACTGATCTCTGCTGCTTATTGAACCCCGCTGCGCACACTGCAAACGCTGGAAGAAGGGAACACATTActgctatatatattttgttgaAAAGAACCATGCTGCAGTACTTTGTTAATAAACTGTTCGGTGATCTGCCATCAAATTTTAGCTTCGTAATagggaaaaaattatcttaTGAAAGGAAAACAGGGTATTTCGAAATATATGATGGtgttagtaaaaataatgaagacgtatgtatttttatatatgaaaagaaaagtaaagaagaaaatagtaGTATTCGAAGATATACAAGTAaccattttaaatattgtaaaaaattaattcatccaaatattttaaaagtgtTGTATACACATGAAAGTGATaagagaatatatatagtaaccGAGAAATGTATTCCTTTAATTTGTCAAAGAATAAAAAGTGATCCGATATGGGGattatatgaaattattagtgcagtacattttattaatatgtgtaattatattcattGTTTAATAGGACCTTATTCCGTTTTTGTTAACTCAAGAGGTAGATggaaattatcattatttgaTTGTGTACATGAGAGCaatgaaaatatacacaATATACTGAATGATGTAAggtatcatttattttataattctgaATGTTCTTCAAATAGCATGAATCATATTCATTCAAGTGAATTAGATAGTTATGGGTTAGGTTTTTTGATGACTTggtcatataaaaattatatttcgtTAACAACTGTTTGCAGTAATTATCCCATTTCCGTCGAGGATGGGAAATACTATAATAGGAGTACGATGAATGATTCGGATTCGTTTGTACCTGGCATTTCTACATGGGATAATGGTTTTTACAGCAACACTGTTTCTGCCACTTTAAGTGTAGATAACAATAATAGACTCAGTAATGGTGATAAGAATACTAGTAATGGCGATGAGTGCATACCGAGGAGCCTTTACGGAATATACAACATGCTCAAGAAGGGAATATGTGCGGGGTACAGTATGAGAAGCAACAATCGCGTTGATCTTAGCGTTATACTAAATGATGATTGTTTGAAGAAAAATACTATCGTGAGTACCATGCTATTCTTAACCGAGTTACACATGAAatctaaaaatgaaaaaacaaaatttttagatGATCTTCTTACCAATTTGGATAATATTCCAACAGATGTAAAGGTTCAAATGATTTTGCCTGAACTTGTTCAGAATATTGAAATATCCGAAAATTGTGTGAAAtgtttgaaaattatattaattatttcaaaagATATGACTAGAGagaattttgaaaaattagtTTATCCAAacttttgtaaatatttttcactgACTGATAGAAATGTAAGGTATGTATTATTAGAATGTTTTCATATGGTCGAGAATCATTtgaatagtaataatatgaatgaaATTTGTACTGCTTATTTATATGGATTTTTAGATAACAACATTTCGATAAAAAACGAAACTATAAAGAACTTCATATATGTCTTTCCTAAATTGAAAAAGGGATTTAAATCATCATCTTTGAATGCTTTATTAGAAAATCTAAAGCAAAATGATTGTTGTATAAAAACAAACACAATTATATGTATTGctaaaatagcaaaatatatattagcaGATAAGCAAAATATACTTGAAAATGTGTATCTAGTAGGTTTACACGATCCTTTTATTCAAACACGAGTAGCTACTATTCAATCCATTAAATTTACTTATGATCAGTTTAGtactaaaaaatttgtttctaatatattaccTATGTTAATTAAATTACTCATTGATGATGCAATGGAAATAAGGATTTGCGCATTTGAGGCATTAGACTATATTATAGTTCAACTCAAAAATCATTTGTTATTAGAGGGGAGTGGTGGTATCAATAATAAAGGTACTACTAGCCATGATTATATAACTATTCACAATGATACAATAAGCCACAGTGATATAGCAACAGGTTCaatgaaaacatataaattcatGGACAAAATTAAAGAcataattcaaaataaagataaattaaatgCGGATCCAGATGGACTTGCGGTTCAGGGAGAATGTTTTAATATGATCGGTTTAGCAGAAAATGATATGGAGAATAACAAGTATAGAGCATTCCTAAATAGTACCGTTGATGAGTTATCACTAGGTAAAAAAGTCGATAAGTCATTACTAAATAGCAGTATTGATAAAGCATTCCTCAGCAATAGCATGAACAACCCACACTTGAACAACTGTGGGAAGATGTATAACAACGTGTACAATAGTAGTAGGAGTAATGATAAAATGGGGAAcagtaaaaaggaaaacacaAACCATGATGATAGTAGTGTTCACTTATCAGTGGATAATTACAGAGGAAATCAATccacttttattttttcgaaTAAAGAAATggcattatataataaacaagaaaataattttacttttgaggaaaaaaatattaggaATAATTACAGTGATAGAGATATGAACATTTGGgatggaaaaaatgaatttgaCAATGAGCATAAGGAACactataatgataataattacaatGTAGAAATTATGAACACGTCAGATCACAAGGGGAATGGAGGAGTCAACACTTTTAAAGGTAATTTTGAAAAGAGATCaacagataaaaaaaaaaaaaaaaattgatttaGATATCGATGATTTTTTTGATGAATTTGAcctaaaaaaagaaagcagCAGTTCAAGGGTAAAACTAAGCTTGCTGTAGCAAATGGGAGAAGGCCATATTTTTGCGCGCTAATTTTGTCAAATCTTTTGTGTAATTGCGCATTTATAAGGCATTAATGTGGCTATATTTACATTGAAATCCACCTGACCATTTAGGTGttcctttcctttttttgaagttttttgttaatattaaattttctttattgaaagaattttttatgttattttaattttaatttttatgttcttattagttttatttgtatgaatttcattatattataaagtactacattatattatgttacattatgatatatactatattgCATCATTttgctcctttttttttgctttttttttttttttttttttttttttttttttgtttgttctAACCAACTTATGCATACAGAATGGAGTAAAATAACTTAACATGAATCACTGtatgatttttaaaaaaaaagaaagaaattgGATACTCGTTCAGTTTTGCAAAACGTTTCATCTTTCGTTATGACCGATaagtaattaatttttacaaattccGTTTGGCTGTCTTTTCTACTATAAGCGCGAACACCCAGAAGAGgcctatatatacatatatacacaatgcatttatatatacatatatatatatatatatttttttttttttttttcctcccattttacattttgaaaaatgcaggtgcgtacatatgtatatgtgtacaccTAAATGCGCATAATTCGCCTTTTCACATTAACACGAATTAcgtacatttattttgttaagtGCACtcaaattatttgtttagatgggcacatatatatataaatgtgtgtACTTCAAATTTTTGGTGAATGGGAGTAGTTGCAAAAAAGTTGAAGAATCCCCATAATACTAGGAATCCTTTTAATGAATtcaatcatttttatatggGTACCAAAAATTTTACCTTAACTGTTCAGGTTATTCATgtggtttttttttttctttatccgtctatattttttatcacaatcattgaataaatattgattaaaaaacaaaaaaaaaaggcactTGAAAAGTTTTATACTTCTTAAGTGttatactttaatttttgcaaaaatagtGGAAGATGAAGgggataatatatttgtttaatatactaaactatattaacatatttttcaatttttattatttcccaatttttcatttatgaatatacgatatttattatcactttttacactttttataactatgaaaatttaaaaaagcaaaaatggaAACGCATGTTTACATTAACCTTTATAATTCCATTTAAATTgcaaaaggaataaaaaaaaaaaattattcttaatagacatatacacatgttatgtatatatataagactatatgtatgtatgtatgtataaatgtacatatatacgcatgtacgtatgtatatccatatatatatatgtatgcgcatatatatatatacgcatgaacaaataaaaaatattgggTGAACACGTTTCAGTCCTTTGAAACCTCTTTTCTGCGAATATAAGTAAGActaatactatatataaaacgCAATaagaaacatataatatgagAAGTATATTTTCTCTTATTATCTTAGAGAACGTTAAAAAATAGGACGGTATAAAtgaaatgtaatatatttctcCAATCGGTGTTTACAAAAAAGGGTAAGAtgcgtatacatacataaaccTGCGTACCATTACGCGAAGATACGTATTGTTGTGTAAATGTAATTTAAGTTGtgcatatgtgtgtacatttttgtaaataattatatgttcctataaaagtatataccTTCACATACGTTCTCGTCTCACATACTTTCtctcctttttattttctccatTTTGTTTACCCATTTTATTTCCGTCATTTTgtttacaaattttattttcttcattttgataactcattttattttcgtCATTCTACTTACccattttatttgaatttttttctttttttaatgaagtaaatatttgaacataatgatatttttattcccttgcaaacatatttgtattaGTTCTGTTACGTCCGAAATCTCTGTCCAGTACAGTAAACATGTATGTGTTTATCCCTTTATCTACACACATGTTCCTTGAAgatgtatatattcttatatatacacacatatatatatgtatatatacacacacatgcATGTCTATGTATGGATGTTTAACCTATTTAAAATCAGCAACATCCTGAGCGCTTTCAATAACTGAGGTTAAAACGTTAACTCCTtcaattttctttaataatgCTTGTTTACTAGAAGCATAGGTCATCCTGTCTCTCGAATTTGATGATTCTCTTGCATACATAAAGAAGTGAATTTTGTGCactaaaaggaaaaaaaaaaaaatgtaatgcAAAATGAAATTGCTATATATGAGTGCGATGAAATGGTAATGCCAAGTTTTTAAGTTGTAACTTGCATATGCATAATACATACAGAAAAATTTCaagattattttattattttttttaaacgcAATTTTGTTTGAGAAAAGGTAcacacaaaataataaacacaacgcatttaaatatatatatatatatatatatttttttttttttttttaaaaagggcatataaaattataaaattgcACATGGTGCATGATAGGATGGTACGAAAAAATGTAGGAAAAAATACAGGACAGAATGtaggaaaaaatgaagaatatttaaaaatggaaattatGGGACTTctcgcaaaaaaaaaaaaaaaaaaaaaatatatatatatggcatAAACTAAATAAgtacaaaatgaaaagaacAGGTGGCAAAAGAGGTGGTTTCACATAGGTTTACAcaattacacatatatatgtgcgcgtatgtatatatatggaatagtcataatgcatttatatatcgCTTCTTCCTGTACgcttatttacatatatatttaaaggtGCTTACCCGCGTCAAAAACAACATATGCACATTgaatttgttcatttttatcaatCGATTCCACTAATTCGGTTAAAGTAGTTGTTGCTCCTTTGGAATGAATAATAATCTCACAATTTTCTATAACGAATATAATCCATCGGCAAGTTTTTcgaattttcatattattgaATTCTGTTATACAAGTATCGTTAACGCGAATACCACTTATCATTTtcgattaaaaaaaaatatatattttatgttatatttttttaaatgcttATAATGCTTATAATgtgtataatatgtataatatgtataatatgtataatatgtataatatgtataatatgtataatatgtataatatgtataatatatatatatatatattatacatatatatatgtgtgtgttaCGAAAGATggaaattttttcaaaattttacaaaatttatgacttttaaaaaattgagaaataaggaataaaaagaaaataaaagagtagaaatggaaaagaaaaagaataggaaaagaaaaaataaaaaaaatgaaataaaaaaaaaataaaaaaataatataatattataataaaatatagtatagtataacaaaataaattaaccaGCCTTGCGTAATATGTAAtgcgcatgtatatatgtatagtttcttctttcttcttgccttttttctttatttttctttttttaatttttgttttttaaaatttaaatgaacgAACAAAAATGGTGAAATTTatactcaaaaaaaaaaaaaataaataaataaataaaataaaaaataaaataaaatgaagaaataaaatgaagaaataaattgaagaaataaaataaagaaataaaatgaagaaataaaatgaagaaataaaatgaagaaataaaatgaagaaataaaatgaagaaataatgtaaagaaatagaataaataaaataatataaacagaGCGAACAAAACGAACAAAACGaacaaaacaaacaaaacgaacaaaacaaacaaaacgaacaaaacaaacaaaacgaacaaaacaaacaaaacgaacaaaacaaacaaaacgaacaaaacaaacaaaacgaacaaaacaaacaaaacaaacaaaacGAACAAAACGAACAAAAcgaacaaaacaaaataaatccaaagaaaaaaaaaaaaaaaaatacttgaaTGCGCTTGTGTATTGTAAATGTAATGTATTGTTTTTACGTGTGTACTTACTATGCATGGacgcatataaatattatatatgtaggtataattatgtatataattaagtatataattatatatatatatatcccgagtaaaatatttttatatgcatatatatttatttatgtatgaatatatatatatatatgtatgtatacgttatgtatgtatgtatacgttatgtatgtatatgtaacatatatgtatCGTGTACACGtatattatgatatattatatgttttccTGTTTGCATTTTACATATACGCGTACATATCCGTATCAGTGTGTACAAATTCTATGTAATAAAATGGCACTCTTGGCGTGTAtcatgaaatatatttttttgcaatttcAGTAAAtccaatttttatttcctccTTTTCATAAGAAAAAGGTGAAAACAAatacaattttaattttaataaataaaactaaatatgcaagaaatgaatttttaaataatattaaatataccaaaaaaaagaaaaaaaaaaaaaaaaaaatacttctGTGAAGTTACTTTTATGTTTTCGTGGTGCATGTGTGGATGAAATGACTAAGGAATTTTCGAAgctttaaaaatgaatagcccattttgaaaaataaaattaaagtgATGTAAAATTTAGTAAAGTGAAATGTAATGAAGTAACAgtgaagtaaaatatatcgtgaagaatattaaaattaataaaataaagagcaatattaaaatatacaaacaaaaaactgaatatgtgtatgcatatgaTCACTTTTGCGTATAcctataaatgtatttttgaaagaaataataatgctAATTGACACGTATGGAGGGtccaaatattaaaaaatattaaaaaaaatgaatagagACTGGACATCaagttcattttttcttttattttttttttaacacataaaaaaatataatttaaactttttatttctaaataaattgtatgaatagaataaaaaaaaaaaaaaaaaaaaaaaaaggaaaaacagctactaataataattcttttctGTCAAGTTCAAATCTGTAGTTGAGAATAATGGTTATCttttatgtgtatttgtattatatgtatagaaCATATGCATTAAGTGTAcctatacatacatacatacatacgtacatatctacgttttagaaatatttttttaccttttaaaAGGCAAGTTCTTAACACATGCAAACGCATTATGAATACATACGCGTCAGTATTAAGATTAAATGGCAAAACAAACGGATAAATTTTTGGAGATggcatttaaaataataaatataatgtcTTTAACCATTTTTGTGAACACCAACAACATTCAGATTACTCATTCCAAGAAGAtaatagcaaaaataaaaaaagtttatcctataaaaatataaaaaacttcGTTGTAGTTTCAACATGCATTTAGTAAAAACTGTATAACTCTTCACTGTTCTAATGTTATTATGCCACGAATTTGTTTACGAATTCGTTCGCCTTTTGTTAAATATGCTCCTATTCCCTTTTGTACTATACGTTTAGCAGGAACATAACTAAATTAAACcaaggggaaaaaataaaataaaacataataagataaggaaaaacggacatatttattaaatatcccaattttttttagaaatattttacttgTTTTGTTCATAATACATTGCAGTTGTTttagaaataagaaaaaaaaagatcaaACGGTACTGTTAAAAgagcttatatatatatatatgttatatatatgaacggAGGGGCAACGGAATAAGATGGCtcgaaaataaaaaaaaaaaaaaaaactgaaaGAGATAATGCAAGGCTTCGGCTTAGCATAAAAGTGAATAAGATATACTTCGAGAAGTTTTCGTTTAAaagtttttaagaaataaaataatcattatttttgttgcattatattatatgaaaacaaTTTATTAGTGTTATCTGCACAGAATACATCACTGTATAAGTAATGTGAAAAAGGCACTTTTCCTACATATTTAAGTAATTAGTTTAGAAAGAAGAAGTACTTTCATATGGtttatacgcatatatttttctccttGGAATATTTACTCACAGGACTAAGTACCTAATTGTTacgctttatttttttatactttctttaatttttgaaatggaaaataatcaaaattataacaaGAAATTTAATTTAGTTTTA includes:
- a CDS encoding protein kinase, with protein sequence MLQYFVNKLFGDLPSNFSFVIGKKLSYERKTGYFEIYDGVSKNNEDVCIFIYEKKSKEENSSIRRYTSNHFKYCKKLIHPNILKVLYTHESDKRIYIVTEKCIPLICQRIKSDPIWGLYEIISAVHFINMCNYIHCLIGPYSVFVNSRGRWKLSLFDCVHESNENIHNILNDVRYHLFYNSECSSNSMNHIHSSELDSYGLGFLMTWSYKNYISLTTVCSNYPISVEDGKYYNRSTMNDSDSFVPGISTWDNGFYSNTVSATLSVDNNNRLSNGDKNTSNGDECIPRSLYGIYNMLKKGICAGYSMRSNNRVDLSVILNDDCLKKNTIVSTMLFLTELHMKSKNEKTKFLDDLLTNLDNIPTDVKVQMILPELVQNIEISENCVKCLKIILIISKDMTRENFEKLVYPNFCKYFSLTDRNVRYVLLECFHMVENHLNSNNMNEICTAYLYGFLDNNISIKNETIKNFIYVFPKLKKGFKSSSLNALLENLKQNDCCIKTNTIICIAKIAKYILADKQNILENVYLVGLHDPFIQTRVATIQSIKFTYDQFSTKKFVSNILPMLIKLLIDDAMEIRICAFEALDYIIVQLKNHLLLEGSGGINNKGTTSHDYITIHNDTISHSDIATGSMKTYKFMDKIKDIIQNKDKLNADPDGLAVQGECFNMIGLAENDMENNKYRAFLNSTVDELSLGKKVDKSLLNSSIDKAFLSNSMNNPHLNNCGKMYNNVYNSSRSNDKMGNSKKENTNHDDSSVHLSVDNYRGNQSTFIFSNKEMALYNKQENNFTFEEKNIRNNYSDRDMNIWDGKNEFDNEHKEHYNDNNYNVEIMNTSDHKGNGGVNTFKGNFEKRSTDKKKKKN
- a CDS encoding actin-depolymerizing factor 1 translates to MISGIRVNDTCITEFNNMKIRKTCRWIIFVIENCEIIIHSKGATTTLTELVESIDKNEQIQCAYVVFDAVHKIHFFMYARESSNSRDRMTYASSKQALLKKIEGVNVLTSVIESAQDVADFK